The proteins below are encoded in one region of Phaseolus vulgaris cultivar G19833 chromosome 1, P. vulgaris v2.0, whole genome shotgun sequence:
- the LOC137816612 gene encoding protein EARLY FLOWERING 3: MKRGNEDEKVAGPMFPRLHVNDAEKGGPRAPPRNKMALYEQLSVPSQRFNPRLLPLKPNSSSNLVAPPVSSTQGNGHERSYAYPVRLPSQIPAHRAESYISRQSDGSRSNTSSVQLERRKRADEDDVHAYICSRIGHSNDKTMKSFNGEKITPLGARNFCSVSVQDDGERGPTLFGSLPVDMRKHVRSGNEAHPHVSSSRQQQKMSVKNKSSGEVIDSLVMQAKVIPNQEDQDCSVPSLSRSHQDGACLQQECVAGPQSNDVEHRNGLLSSTRDMDNGNALVPKSCFYSAANQTCPVEATGDVEYHDIGTEGPMQKGIFDEIGDVSKISTVTNLSSQVVSPDDVVGILGQKRFWKARRKIANQQRVFAVQVFELHRLIKVQQLIASSPNVLIEDGAFLGKFPLEGSTPKTISLQVVVEPQQQNPKRKNNSEKPNHKTECSAENAVEKKTSFSSPKNGSHLTNHSPFSGIPHQTDVASDNGTSPWSFNQSPQHQWLIPIMSPSEGLIYKPYPRPAFTGMMPAGCGGPLGQAPLGATFMNPAYQFPASHQVVGVSPFVSPANHTYFSPYGMPVVNQAASGSAAEHVNQFATQGSHGQNGHSSVEGANFNTHHNQSSSNLPVQRSGAMSHVKKLQVSKERQLQGSTASTASETPQRIKARNITEGSDAHSLSLHSVDARQQTQVIKVVPHNGKSATESAARIFQSIQEERKQHDLV; this comes from the exons ATGAAGAGAGGGAACGAGGATGAGAAGGTGGCGGGGCCAATGTTCCCGAGGCTGCATGTAAATGATGCAGAGAAAGGAGGGCCAAGAGCACCTCCGAGGAACAAGATGGCCCTCTATGAACAGCTCAGTGTTCCATCTCAGAGGTTCAATCCACGCCTTCTGCCACTCAAACCAAATTCATCTTCTAACTTAGTTGCTCCACCAGTTTCCTCAACCCAG GGGAATGGGCATGAGAGAAGTTATGCCTACCCAGTTCGTTTGCCTTCGCAAATACCTGCTCATCGAGCAGAAAGTTATATTTCTCGCCAATCTGATGGATCGAGATCAAACACTTCATCGGTGCAACTAGAACGGAGAAAGAGAGCAGATGAAGATGATGTTCATGCATACATTTGCTCGAGGATTGGTCACTCTAATGATAAAACGATGAAGAGTTTCAATGGGGAAAAAATCACTCCTTTGGGTGCTAGGAATTTTTGCTCAGTTTCAGTGCAAGATGATGGTGAAAGAGGTCCAACACTATTTGGTTCCCTTCCTGTTGACATGAGAAAACATGTGAGGAGTGGGAATGAGGCGCATCCACATGTAAGCTCAAGTAGACAGCAACAGAAAATGTCTGTCAAAAACAAATCAAGTGGAGAAGTTATTGACAGTCTAGTGATGCAAGCCAAGGTGATTCCAAATCAAGAGGATCAAGATTGTTCTGTGCCAAGTTTAAGCAGGTCACATCAGGATGGTGCTTGTCTACAACAGGAGTGTGTGGCTGGGCCCCAATCCAATGACGTTGAACATAGAAATGGTCTCCTTAGCTCTACAAGGGATATGGATAATGGAAATGCTCTTGTACCAAAAAGCTGTTTTTATTCAGCAGCAAACCAAACCTGTCCAGTTGAGGCTACCGGTGATGTTGAATATCATGATATTGGTACTGAAGGTCCAATGCAGAAGGGAATTTTTGATGAAATTGGTGATGTCTCCAAGATCTCCACGGTAACAAATTTATCAAGTCAGGTAGTTTCTCCTGATGATGTTGTTGGGATATTAGGTCAAAAACGTTTCTGGAAAGCAAGGCGAAAAATTGCCAA TCAACAGAGAGTGTTTGCTGTCCAAGTGTTTGAATTGCACAGACTGATTAAG GTCCAACAGCTGATTGCTTCATCCCCAAATGTTTTGATTGAAGATGGTGCTTTCTTGGGAAAATTTCCTCTGGAGGGGTCTACTCCTAAAACCATTTCATTGCAAGTTGTCGTTGAACCCCAACAACAAAATCCTAAGCGGAAAAACAACTCAGAAAAGCCGAACCATAAAACAGAATGTTCTGCTGAGAATGCAGTTGAGAAGAAAACCTCATTTTCGTCCCCAAAAAATGGTAGCCACCTCACAAATCACTCCCCCTTTTCAGGAATTCCACACCAGACAGATGTAGCTTCTGATAATGGAACAAGTCCCTGGAGTTTCAATCAGTCACCTCAACATCAGTGGTTAATTCCTATCATGTCTCCTTCCGAAGGGCTTATCTACAAGCCATATCCCAGGCCTGCATTTACCGGAATGATGCCTGCAGGATGCGGCGGGCCACTCGGACAAGCACCTCTTGGTGCTACTTTCATGAATCCTGCTTATCAATTCCCAGCTTCTCATCAAGTAGTTGGGGTTTCACCCTTTGTTTCTCCTGCCAACCACACCTACTTCTCCCCCTATGGCATGCCAGTAGTGAATCAAGCAGCATCAGGGTCAGCTGCTGAACATGTGAACCAGTTTGCTACGCAAGGTTCCCATGGTCAAAATGGTCATTCATCAGTGGAAGGAGCCAACTTTAACACTCACCATAACCAAAGCTCATCTAACTTGCCAGTTCAGAGGAGTGGAGCCATGTCACATGTCAAGAAACTTCAGGTGTCTAAGGAGAGACAATtacaagggagcacagcaaGCACTGCTAGTGAAACACCACAGCGAATCAAAGCACGGAACATTACTGAAGGAAGTGATGCACATTCTCTTTCTCTTCACTCTGTTGATGCCAGACAGCAAACACAAGTCATCAAAGTCGTTCCACATAACGGGAAATCTGCAACAGAATCAGCTGCTAGAATTTTCCAATCCATTCAAGAAGAGAGAAAACAGCATGATTTAGTCTAG
- the LOC137815406 gene encoding protein neprosin-like codes for MRSIIFILLGLLITVHGGSLSRHKILEVERKLKHLRRYSLKTIVSEDGDVIDCIDINKQPAFDHPALKGHKIQMAPTYNSAKEDIPVGTRTARNKNHSRNGKMMNQRGEELSLTVTSQVWQKSGKCPEATIPVRRIRKRELLKAHSVEDYGRKKPSFYHHQNGQVNKNLDSFVQLKNHSKAILFTVGYRYLGGKADLRVCNPYVEKDDEYSTTQVALLTGSYNDFECVQSGWAVNPSVYGDRQTRLFVYWTADGSKKTGCFDLTCPGFIQTNNEIALGAAIYPISIPGGLPYTITIYIYKDPYTNNWWVQYGEKTNIGYWPPELFETICYNAQSVEWGGEVYSSSIGHTPHTATQMGNGQFATVLDFSSAITRMRIHDNSEFLKIPEWVTDYSDEYNCYDVWLMSDYIDDPQFYYGGPGRNPKCP; via the exons ATGAGATCCATAATCTTCATTCTCTTGGGGCTGTTAATCACAGTCCATGGTGGTTCTTTATCAAGACACAAGATTTTGGAAGTTGAAAGAAAATTAAAGCATCTTAGAAGATATTCCTTGAAAACTATCGTG AGTGAAGATGGGGATGTGATTGATTGCATTGACATCAATAAGCAACCAGCCTTTGATCATCCTGCATTGAAGGGTCACAAAATCCAA ATGGCTCCCACTTATAATTCAGCAAAAGAAGACATACCAGTAGGGACAAGAACTGCTAGAAACAAAAACCATTCAAGGAATGGCAAAATGATGAATCAAAGGGGTGAAGAGTTATCTCTCACTGTGACTTCACAAGTGTGGCAGAAAAGTGGAAAATGTCCAGAGGCAACAATACCTGTTAGAAGAATAAGAAAAAGAGAGCTACTCAAGGCTCATTCAGTTGAAGACTATGGAAGGAAGAAGCCAAGCTTCTATCACCATCAAAATGGCCAAGTGAATAAGAATCTTGATTCCTTTGTTCAACTTAAAAACCACTCT AAGGCAATATTGTTCACAGTTGGGTATCGTTACTTGGGAGGAAAAGCAGACCTGAGAGTGTGCAACCCTTATGTTGAAAAGGATGATGAATACAGCACTACTCAAGTGGCTCTTCTAACAGGCTCATACAATGACTTTGAGTGTGTTCAATCTGGATGGGCA GTGAATCCCAGTGTGTATGGAGATAGACAAACTCGGTTATTTGTATACTGGACG GCTGATGGTTCAAAGAAAACGGGTTGCTTTGATCTAACTTGTCCTGGGTTTATCCAAACCAACAATGAAATTGCCTTGGGTGCTGCAATATATCCAATCTCAATTCCTGGTGGCCTTCCATACACAATAACAATTTACATATATAAG GATCCATATACCAACAATTGGTGGGTGCAATATGGTGAGAAGACGAACATAGGTTATTGGCCACCTGAGTTGTTTGAAACAATATGTTACAATGCACAGTCTGTGGAGTGGGGTGGTGAAGTTTACAGTTCAAGCATTGGACACACTCCTCACACAGCAACACAAATGGGCAATGGCCAATTTGCCACAGTTTTGGATTTTTCATCTGCAATAACAAGAATGAGAATTCATGACAATTCTGAATTCTTGAAAATCCCAGAATGGGTCACTGATTATTCTGATGAATATAATTGCTATGATGTTTGGTTAATGTCAGATTATATTGATGATCCTCAATTCTACTATGGGGGTCCTGGTAGAAATCCAAAGTGCCCTTAA
- the LOC137816613 gene encoding uncharacterized protein: MVNFTLMITAELENLTNLQPQGGCDDPNFSYLFKVKCGRCGELSKKETCVVLNDTVSLPVGKGTTHLIQKCKFCGRDGTVTMIEGKGKPLTQEISESGKYAPLMLFDCRGYEPVDFVFGDGWKVESLEGTKFENVDLSSGEYAEYDEKGECPVMISNLRATFEVTK; this comes from the exons aTGGTGAACTTCACATTGATGATCACTGCGGAACTTGAGAACCTCACCAATCTTCAACCCCAAGGTGGCTGCGACGATCCCAATTTCTCTTACCTCTTCAAG GTGAAATGCGGGAGATGCGGAGAACTCAGCAAGAAAGAAACCTGCGTCGTCTTAAACGACACCGTTTCTCTTCCGGTTGGAAAGGGCACCACTCATCTCATTCAGAAG TGCAAATTTTGTGGCAGGGATGGCACTGTGACCATGATCGAAGGCAAAGGTAAACCACTTACCCAGGAAATCAGTGAATCAGGGAAGTACGCCCCATTGATGTTATTTGACTGCAGGGGATACGAGCCAGTAGATTTTGTATTCGGTGATGGATGGAAAGTTGAGTCG CTTGAGGGAACCAAATTTGAGAATGTTGACTTGTCAAGTGGAGAATATGCTGAGTATGACGAGAAGGGAGAATGCCCAGTCATGATATCCAATCTTCGAGCTACTTTTGAAGTGACAAAGTAG
- the LOC137816614 gene encoding glycosyltransferase BC10-like produces the protein MQSRGVALEEGKERSSQSKPLRPLRLLVLFFAVCVVFSVISIYTVKHFGIESVVTTVNSNFQPCYYEEPGGLDKWIKPPLSLIHNMSDKELLWRASFVPRIKNYPYPRVPKIAFMFLTKGPMPLAPLWERFLKGHEKLFSIYIHSLPSYQPQFPPSSVFYGRQIPSQVSEWGRMSMCDAERRLLANALLDFSNEWFILLSESCIPIYNFSFIYHYIMKSKHSFVGAFDDPGPFGRGRYNENMAPLVNITKWRKGSQWFEVNRKLAITIVEDSTFHPIFEQYCRPACYVDEHYFPTMLTIQAANVLANRSITWVDWSRGGAHPATFGRNDINEEFFNRVRGGHTCLYNNRNSSVCVLFARKFAPSALEPLLHMVDSKVLDY, from the exons ATGCAATCTAGGGGTGTGGCCCTTgaagagggaaaggaaagaaGCAGCCAATCGAAGCCTTTGAGACCACTGCGGCTCCTTGTGTTGTTTTTTGCTGTCTGTGTTGTGTTTTCAGTCATTAGCATATACACGGTTAAGCATTTTGGAATTGAGAGTGTGGTGACTACAGTGAATTCCAATTTTCAGCCATGTTATTATGAGGAGCCTGGTGGTTTGGATAAGTGGATTAAGCCACCTTTGAGCCTGATCCACAATATGAGTGACAAAGAACTGCTGTGGAGAGCTTCTTTTGTTCCAAGGATCAAGAATTACCCATATCCTAGAGTTCCCAAGATTGCATTCATGTTCCTGACCAAGGGACCAATGCCTCTGGCACCCCTTTGGGAGAGATTTCTCAAGGGGCATGAGAAGTTGTTTTCCATATATATTCATTCACTGCCCTCATATCAACCTCAGTTTCCTCCTTCATCTGTCTTTTACGGCAGGCAAATCCCTAGCCAG GTTTCTGAGTGGGGAAGAATGAGCATGTGTGATGCTGAAAGAAGACTCCTTGCTAATGCATTGCTTGACTTCTCCAACGAGTGGTTCATTCTTCTCTCTGAGTCATGCATTCCCATCTACAACTTCAGTTTTATCTACCATTACATAATGAAGTCCAAACACAGCTTCGTGGGTGCATTTGATGATCCGGGTCCATTTGGAAGAGGGCGCTACAACGAAAACATGGCCCCTCTGGTGAACATCACCAAGTGGCGCAAGGGCTCGCAATGGTTCGAAGTAAACCGAAAGCTCGCCATCACCATAGTTGAAGACTCAACGTTCCATCCGATATTCGAACAATATTGCCGGCCGGCTTGCTACGTCGATGAGCACTACTTCCCCACCATGCTCACCATTCAAGCAGCAAATGTTTTGGCCAACAGGAGCATAACTTGGGTGGACTGGTCTAGGGGTGGAGCTCACCCAGCTACATTTGGAAGAAATGACATCAATGAGGAGTTTTTCAATAGAGTTCGTGGAGGTCATACATGTTTGTACAACAATAGAAACTCTTCAGTTTGTGTTCTTTTCGCCAGAAAATTTGCTCCTAGTGCTTTGGAACCTTTGCTACATATGGTGGATTCAAAGGTATTGGACTATTGA